A single genomic interval of uncultured Sphaerochaeta sp. harbors:
- a CDS encoding aldolase/citrate lyase family protein, translating to MIKKNCNDVKEKLQAGKQVLAAWAQAASNITTEVLADAGMDVIVIDMEHSPVDLSTLVTQFQAMNGYPAVPFVRAPWNDFVTIKRILDAGAYGIIVPNVETVEEAKAAIAAVRYPLTGIRGVAGSTRAAHYGNDTLSYFTKANDLVMLFLMIESPKGMENLDEILKLDGFDGIMVGPVDLATNLGFLGNAQAPEAKAALAEVEAKTLASDKYLMALGADWDAAERKLQQGVHIVTCMSDTLSLGALARSNVKKFKEAGF from the coding sequence AAGCAAGTGCTTGCCGCCTGGGCACAGGCTGCAAGCAACATCACAACTGAGGTGTTGGCAGATGCAGGTATGGATGTAATTGTGATTGACATGGAGCACTCTCCGGTTGATCTCTCGACCTTGGTCACCCAGTTCCAGGCAATGAATGGCTATCCTGCTGTTCCGTTTGTACGGGCTCCTTGGAACGATTTTGTCACGATCAAGCGAATCCTCGATGCAGGTGCCTATGGGATAATTGTGCCCAATGTGGAGACGGTGGAAGAAGCAAAGGCGGCCATCGCAGCTGTTCGCTATCCCTTGACGGGTATCCGTGGTGTTGCTGGCAGTACACGTGCAGCACACTACGGAAATGATACGCTTTCCTACTTTACCAAGGCAAATGACCTGGTGATGTTGTTTCTGATGATCGAATCCCCCAAGGGAATGGAGAATCTTGATGAGATCCTCAAGCTTGATGGATTCGATGGGATTATGGTGGGGCCTGTGGACCTTGCAACCAATCTGGGCTTCCTCGGTAATGCCCAAGCCCCAGAGGCGAAGGCTGCCTTGGCTGAGGTTGAGGCAAAGACCCTTGCCTCCGACAAGTACCTGATGGCCCTCGGGGCAGACTGGGATGCAGCTGAGAGAAAGCTGCAGCAGGGTGTGCATATCGTAACCTGCATGTCAGACACACTCTCCTTGGGAGCGTTGGCCCGAAGTAATGTGAAGAAGTTCAAGGAAGCAGGATTTTAA
- a CDS encoding transaldolase family protein, translated as MDYFKRVAALTPTKFWVNNVSREEAQLGISAGASGCTQNPSYVWKMLNHPEEKEYATKLLKETMRETDDDNQVICILQRKLIKGVSDIFMDVYNRTHGEAGYVSIQGDPIHEEDYQVILDEARLNREMNPNIMIKIPATESGLKALEILLSEGTPINATEVMGVDQVIALGEIYQRVFEQTGKRPVMYFSLITGIFNEWLRGDVQEKGIDINADVLHQAGMVIAKKVYQLNHDRNYKMGFISGGARTLDDFYEMVGGDVCVTMNWKGSCDELIKEDKPVISRLFNPVQPMVLDQLQKTLPQFNQAFQEGGLTAQEFEHYGPVMYFRDSFIRSWESAVELVASLR; from the coding sequence ATGGATTATTTCAAGCGTGTAGCAGCACTGACTCCTACAAAGTTCTGGGTTAATAATGTAAGCCGCGAGGAGGCTCAGCTGGGAATTTCAGCTGGTGCTTCAGGGTGTACGCAGAATCCTTCCTATGTCTGGAAGATGCTCAACCATCCAGAGGAGAAGGAGTATGCGACCAAACTTCTCAAAGAGACAATGCGGGAGACCGATGATGATAATCAGGTCATCTGCATACTCCAGAGGAAGTTGATCAAGGGAGTCTCTGATATCTTCATGGATGTGTACAACCGTACCCATGGGGAGGCAGGGTATGTCAGTATCCAGGGTGATCCCATCCATGAAGAAGACTACCAGGTCATACTGGATGAAGCACGCCTGAACAGGGAGATGAATCCCAATATCATGATCAAGATTCCTGCAACCGAGAGTGGTCTCAAAGCGTTGGAGATTCTCCTCTCTGAAGGAACTCCTATTAACGCCACAGAGGTGATGGGAGTCGATCAGGTGATTGCCTTGGGCGAGATCTATCAGCGTGTCTTTGAGCAGACAGGAAAGAGACCTGTCATGTATTTCTCCCTGATCACCGGTATTTTCAACGAGTGGTTGAGAGGGGATGTACAGGAAAAAGGAATCGATATCAACGCCGATGTGTTGCATCAGGCAGGTATGGTTATTGCCAAGAAGGTCTACCAGTTGAATCATGACCGTAATTACAAGATGGGCTTCATCTCTGGTGGTGCACGTACCCTTGATGACTTCTACGAGATGGTTGGTGGGGATGTCTGTGTGACAATGAACTGGAAGGGCAGCTGTGATGAGCTTATCAAGGAAGATAAGCCGGTAATCTCCCGTCTTTTCAATCCTGTCCAGCCAATGGTTCTTGACCAGTTGCAGAAGACGCTTCCCCAGTTTAACCAGGCTTTCCAGGAAGGCGGTTTGACTGCTCAGGAGTTTGAACACTATGGTCCTGTGATGTATTTCAGGGATAGTTTCATTCGTTCTTGGGAGAGTGCCGTCGAATTGGTTGCCTCTCTACGATAA
- a CDS encoding hydroxyacid dehydrogenase, whose protein sequence is MKPVVLIPQDVAKEGKNYLIERGYSIRMGRGTDKASLIADIQDVDAVLFRNEAYDADVLEAAKRVKVLARHGVGVDKVDLKKAEELGIWVTNGALSNSNTVAEMTLGFIIALGRNLVASNEAAHVADYDFRDRVISMELEGKTLALLGLGKIGKLVAQKAHYGLGMKIVAYDTNQAHLPFPSYVTQLSSFNEAFTVGDFVSAHYPAGGENHHSITKEQFSLMKPSAYFMNLARGELVVESDLIEALNEGRIAGAGLDVFEEEPPKRDNPLLAMENVLLTPHNAAMTAECRIRMSLHAAQGIDEVLSGKVPTWPMNRPEHPRRVREDV, encoded by the coding sequence ATGAAACCCGTTGTACTGATCCCCCAGGATGTTGCTAAAGAGGGTAAGAACTACCTCATCGAACGGGGTTATTCCATTCGAATGGGAAGAGGGACCGATAAGGCTTCCTTGATTGCCGATATTCAAGATGTTGATGCAGTTCTCTTTCGCAACGAAGCCTACGATGCTGATGTCCTTGAGGCAGCGAAGCGGGTTAAAGTGCTTGCCCGACATGGGGTTGGGGTAGATAAGGTTGACCTGAAGAAAGCTGAAGAGTTGGGTATCTGGGTAACCAATGGAGCTCTTTCAAATTCCAATACGGTAGCAGAGATGACTCTTGGCTTTATCATTGCATTGGGACGAAATCTGGTGGCAAGCAATGAGGCTGCTCATGTAGCTGACTATGATTTTCGTGACCGTGTTATCTCCATGGAGCTTGAGGGTAAGACGCTTGCGCTCCTCGGGCTGGGGAAAATCGGTAAACTCGTTGCACAGAAAGCCCACTATGGGCTTGGAATGAAGATTGTCGCCTATGATACCAACCAGGCTCATCTTCCTTTTCCTTCCTATGTTACGCAACTCAGTTCATTCAATGAAGCTTTCACAGTTGGTGATTTTGTCTCAGCTCACTATCCTGCAGGTGGAGAGAACCATCATTCGATTACCAAGGAGCAATTCTCCTTGATGAAACCGAGTGCCTACTTCATGAACCTTGCCCGTGGCGAGTTGGTTGTGGAGTCTGACCTGATTGAGGCACTGAATGAGGGAAGGATAGCGGGGGCTGGGCTTGATGTTTTTGAGGAAGAACCCCCAAAAAGGGATAACCCACTGTTGGCTATGGAGAATGTCTTGTTGACACCGCACAATGCTGCAATGACAGCAGAATGCAGGATTCGTATGTCGCTTCACGCGGCACAGGGCATTGATGAAGTATTGTCGGGGAAGGTTCCAACGTGGCCTATGAACAGGCCGGAACATCCTCGCAGAGTTAGGGAGGATGTATGA
- a CDS encoding RraA family protein, with protein sequence MNYLSKEQIEELRQFDTPTVSNAIEKFKLRSKIEGFTSPKIKAIYPDRKPVVGYACTAKISARYPGTKENEDTLYQYYQSLLDCPSVPISVIQDIDEEPVGSFWGEVQTTVHKALGCMAVVTNGGVRDLDEAYELGFTYHASCVLVSHGYIHMEMTGTPVEVGGLLVNPGDLIHADKHGAIVIPGEIADQLADACRQMQRAEGPVLDGCKTVKDGELEIAQLKVWRKEMAALRNA encoded by the coding sequence ATGAACTATTTATCAAAGGAACAGATTGAGGAACTACGGCAGTTTGACACTCCGACAGTCAGCAATGCAATAGAGAAGTTCAAGCTAAGAAGTAAAATAGAAGGGTTCACATCCCCCAAGATTAAAGCCATCTATCCTGACAGGAAGCCTGTGGTAGGCTACGCCTGTACTGCCAAGATCAGTGCACGGTATCCCGGGACCAAGGAGAATGAAGATACACTCTACCAGTACTATCAGTCCCTTCTCGACTGTCCCTCAGTCCCTATCTCTGTCATCCAGGATATTGATGAGGAGCCGGTAGGCTCTTTCTGGGGAGAGGTACAGACAACGGTCCATAAGGCTCTTGGATGTATGGCAGTTGTGACTAATGGCGGGGTGCGGGACTTGGATGAAGCCTATGAACTTGGTTTCACCTACCATGCTTCCTGTGTTCTGGTCTCCCATGGATATATCCATATGGAGATGACAGGTACCCCTGTAGAAGTGGGTGGATTACTCGTTAACCCAGGCGATCTGATTCATGCAGACAAGCATGGAGCAATCGTGATCCCTGGAGAGATAGCTGACCAGCTTGCAGATGCATGCAGACAGATGCAACGTGCTGAGGGCCCTGTACTTGATGGTTGTAAGACCGTGAAGGATGGGGAGTTGGAAATTGCGCAGTTGAAGGTCTGGAGAAAAGAGATGGCTGCGCTGAGAAATGCGTAA
- the garR gene encoding 2-hydroxy-3-oxopropionate reductase, with protein sequence MKIGFIGLGIMGKPMAKNLLKAGHEIVCFDLNKASVEEVVAAGATAGSSAADVASQVPLVITMLPNSPHVKSVVLGEQGVLEGAKAGLKLVDMSSIAPLASQEVEKACAEKGVRMLDAPVSGGEPKAIDGSLAIMVGGEKELFEELKEILLVMGASAVHCGPIGAGNTTKLANQIIVALNIAAVSEAFTLVKKAGVDPHLVFDAIKGGLAGSTVMNAKAPMMMDSNFKPGFKIDLHIKDLANAMDTGHGVGSPLPLTAYVREMMETLHADGFGGDDHSALARFYAKVSGTKIGE encoded by the coding sequence ATGAAGATTGGATTTATCGGACTGGGGATCATGGGCAAGCCCATGGCAAAGAATCTGCTGAAGGCAGGGCATGAGATTGTCTGTTTCGACCTGAACAAGGCGAGTGTGGAAGAAGTGGTTGCCGCCGGGGCGACGGCGGGGAGTTCAGCAGCGGACGTTGCAAGCCAGGTGCCGCTGGTGATCACGATGCTGCCCAACAGCCCGCATGTGAAGAGCGTGGTGCTGGGAGAGCAGGGAGTGCTTGAGGGGGCGAAGGCCGGCCTGAAGCTGGTGGACATGAGCTCGATCGCTCCTCTGGCAAGCCAGGAAGTGGAGAAGGCCTGTGCAGAGAAAGGTGTAAGAATGCTTGACGCCCCGGTCTCCGGCGGGGAGCCCAAGGCGATTGACGGGAGCCTTGCGATCATGGTCGGGGGGGAGAAGGAGCTGTTCGAGGAGCTGAAGGAGATCCTGCTGGTCATGGGGGCCAGTGCGGTGCACTGCGGGCCCATCGGGGCCGGGAACACGACCAAGCTTGCGAACCAGATCATCGTTGCCCTGAACATAGCGGCGGTCAGTGAGGCGTTCACGCTGGTGAAGAAGGCGGGTGTGGACCCGCACCTGGTCTTTGATGCCATCAAGGGTGGTCTGGCAGGATCGACGGTCATGAATGCAAAGGCTCCAATGATGATGGACTCCAACTTCAAGCCGGGATTCAAGATCGACCTGCACATCAAGGACCTTGCCAATGCGATGGACACGGGCCACGGGGTGGGATCGCCCCTGCCGTTGACCGCATATGTGAGGGAGATGATGGAGACGCTGCACGCCGACGGGTTCGGGGGCGACGACCACAGTGCGCTGGCCCGCTTCTATGCGAAGGTGAGCGGTACGAAGATCGGCGAGTGA
- a CDS encoding dihydrodipicolinate synthase family protein, with translation MDTSFIKGIIPPIVTPITEDERIDEASLRKVVDYVIEGGCSGILAFGSNGEFYMMEEAEMEEALGIMVDQCAGRVPIYMGVGAIRTSKCVRLARMGVRLGARSVSILQPMFLKPTEEELEQHFRTIAAAVSEVPVLLYNNPGRCGYAMSQDLVQELAHSIPNLVGMKDSSGDLTQTMEFVRRNADIGFKVLSGKDTLIYSGLGVGAVGAVCSTANYLPELVCSIYEKYVAGDIKGSLEAQLRLNPIRLATDKSSFPVATKDLANLVGTKVGRPYLPTMPSPAAQMENLRQSLIDGGFDVVE, from the coding sequence ATGGATACGAGTTTCATCAAGGGGATCATCCCCCCGATCGTGACCCCGATCACGGAGGACGAGCGCATAGACGAGGCGTCGCTGAGGAAGGTGGTGGACTACGTCATCGAGGGGGGATGCTCCGGTATCCTTGCCTTCGGGTCGAACGGCGAGTTCTACATGATGGAAGAGGCCGAGATGGAAGAGGCCCTGGGCATCATGGTGGACCAGTGTGCAGGGCGGGTGCCGATCTACATGGGAGTGGGGGCGATACGCACGAGCAAGTGCGTGCGCCTAGCCCGTATGGGTGTGCGCCTTGGGGCAAGGAGCGTGTCGATCCTGCAGCCGATGTTCCTGAAGCCGACCGAGGAGGAGCTTGAGCAGCACTTCCGCACCATAGCCGCTGCAGTGAGCGAGGTGCCTGTGCTGCTGTACAACAACCCGGGCAGGTGCGGGTACGCGATGAGCCAGGACCTGGTCCAGGAGCTTGCGCACAGCATCCCCAACCTGGTGGGTATGAAGGACTCGAGCGGGGACCTGACGCAGACGATGGAGTTCGTGAGGCGGAACGCGGACATCGGCTTCAAGGTGCTGAGCGGGAAGGACACGCTGATCTACTCGGGCCTTGGGGTCGGGGCGGTCGGTGCTGTATGCTCGACGGCGAACTATCTGCCGGAGTTGGTGTGCTCGATCTACGAGAAGTATGTGGCCGGGGACATCAAGGGATCGCTGGAGGCGCAGCTGAGGCTGAACCCGATCCGCCTGGCGACCGACAAGTCGAGCTTCCCGGTTGCAACGAAGGACCTGGCGAACCTGGTGGGGACCAAGGTGGGCAGGCCCTACCTTCCCACGATGCCAAGCCCGGCCGCTCAGATGGAGAACCTTAGGCAGAGCCTCATCGATGGTGGTTTCGACGTCGTGGAATAA
- a CDS encoding aldolase/citrate lyase family protein gives MAVKELRNGEAVVGTMIRMVRNPGIVLLAANAGLDFIMFDMEHGAFNFETIADAASMARTRGIDCFVRVPELSKGNVSRCLDCGVTGIMVPMIRNGEEAQKLANWAKFAPTGERGLGGNGAHTGYLDASKDPLSFMEEENKKVLTIAQIELKEAIEHIDEIAAVEGIDALLIGPADLSNSYGISGQFNHPIMDEAIQKVADAAKKHGKVFGFHAGEALTRKWIPSGLRLRMSNMDINLLANAMKEINSLRD, from the coding sequence ATGGCTGTAAAAGAATTACGGAATGGAGAAGCAGTAGTAGGTACCATGATTCGCATGGTTCGTAACCCTGGGATTGTCTTGCTGGCAGCAAATGCCGGTCTCGATTTTATCATGTTCGACATGGAACATGGCGCTTTCAATTTTGAGACCATTGCAGACGCTGCATCGATGGCAAGGACCCGGGGTATAGATTGCTTTGTACGAGTTCCTGAGCTTTCAAAGGGAAATGTTTCAAGGTGCTTGGACTGTGGTGTTACCGGCATCATGGTCCCCATGATCAGAAATGGGGAAGAAGCACAGAAGCTTGCCAATTGGGCAAAGTTCGCTCCAACCGGAGAGCGCGGCCTTGGAGGCAATGGAGCTCACACTGGATATCTGGATGCTTCCAAGGATCCCCTTTCCTTCATGGAAGAAGAGAATAAGAAGGTTCTTACCATAGCACAGATTGAACTGAAAGAAGCAATCGAACATATTGATGAGATTGCTGCTGTCGAGGGAATCGATGCACTCTTGATCGGACCGGCAGATCTTTCCAACTCCTACGGCATTAGCGGACAATTCAACCACCCTATCATGGATGAAGCTATCCAGAAAGTTGCTGATGCAGCAAAGAAGCACGGAAAAGTATTCGGCTTCCACGCTGGAGAAGCACTCACCAGAAAGTGGATTCCCTCTGGCCTGAGACTCAGGATGAGCAATATGGATATCAACCTATTGGCAAATGCCATGAAAGAGATCAACTCACTGAGAGATTAG
- a CDS encoding thiamine pyrophosphate-dependent enzyme, producing MKKSVLLNPESLAYWEKTADLVDQFIDIPLNYRQSGHPGGSRSKVHMLLSLMLSGAMRWDIRDSDKRFSDKFILGCGHTIPLVYATLAVLNEALRIKYEETKDPKYLVKGGSERTLLWEDLLGFRHHGGLSGHAEATGKTSFLQTNTGPSGHGTPVAAGTAFALKRAGAGEVQVFIFEGEGGLTPGATHETLNTAWGLALDNLHFLVDWNDFGIDGHTTSSVVPGTPEDWFAPHGWRVCGTEQGSDFASVTEVLKTLIAADEQQKRPSIAWFKTRKGRGYGKYDAASHGAPHAMNSPAYWELRKSFAQKYGAKFINIDGSAPSDEKALQEEFRSNLEAVVAVMKADTELTSYLADRLVEIGNSVPETLPTYRLQDSSPFDDPQFWDATTYPESLWAKPGENKANRAAMGAWGAYINALGRKQYNRPLFLAASADLSGSTNLSGFGSDWEDTKGYGWYERVGSDEGVMAPTEITEFTNAGIMAAVAGLNLSDSPKTSFDGFYGAVSTYASFSYLKYGPMRLFSQYAQDSDVKVGKVLWVGAHSGPETADDSRTHFGIFSVGVHQLFPKNHMITLHPWDYNEVPVLLAEAFKSDIPIISLFVTRPAYPIPDRKKLGIPSHFAAAKGAYILRDYEEGKERGGTLYVQGTSAVHSILSLLPVLKEKQLNVKIVCVTSTELFAMQDSAYRDTIISPADRVDSTFITTQAKRTMSDWVFNSLSEQYSLSSDHDDRWRSGGNLEEVLDEAHLSPDWVLKYVERFASERLERMSQLTNQLNQALGK from the coding sequence ATGAAAAAATCAGTTTTACTTAACCCCGAAAGTCTTGCTTACTGGGAAAAAACAGCTGATCTTGTCGATCAGTTCATCGACATTCCCCTCAACTATCGTCAGAGCGGGCACCCAGGAGGCTCTCGTTCAAAAGTCCACATGCTGCTCTCACTGATGCTCAGCGGAGCAATGCGCTGGGACATCAGAGATAGTGATAAACGTTTCTCTGATAAATTTATCCTTGGCTGTGGTCACACCATCCCCTTGGTCTATGCTACCCTTGCAGTGCTCAATGAAGCACTCAGGATTAAGTATGAGGAGACGAAGGATCCCAAGTACCTGGTCAAGGGAGGAAGCGAGAGAACCCTGCTCTGGGAAGACCTGCTTGGATTCAGGCACCATGGAGGACTCTCAGGACATGCTGAGGCAACAGGAAAAACATCCTTCCTGCAGACCAACACCGGACCATCTGGACATGGAACCCCTGTAGCAGCGGGAACTGCGTTTGCATTGAAGCGAGCCGGAGCTGGAGAAGTACAGGTATTCATCTTCGAGGGAGAGGGTGGACTTACTCCTGGAGCAACCCATGAGACGCTCAATACTGCCTGGGGACTGGCCTTGGACAACCTTCACTTCCTGGTTGATTGGAACGACTTTGGCATCGATGGCCATACTACGAGCAGTGTAGTTCCAGGAACCCCTGAAGACTGGTTTGCTCCCCATGGCTGGAGAGTATGTGGAACCGAACAAGGCTCTGACTTTGCCTCGGTTACCGAGGTACTGAAAACCCTAATTGCCGCTGATGAGCAGCAGAAACGCCCATCGATCGCTTGGTTCAAGACCCGCAAGGGAAGAGGCTACGGAAAGTATGATGCAGCATCCCACGGTGCTCCGCATGCAATGAACAGCCCTGCCTATTGGGAACTTAGAAAGTCTTTTGCCCAGAAGTATGGAGCTAAGTTTATCAACATCGATGGCTCCGCTCCATCAGACGAAAAAGCACTGCAAGAGGAATTCCGTTCCAACCTGGAGGCTGTCGTCGCTGTCATGAAGGCAGATACTGAGCTTACCAGCTACCTAGCCGATCGCCTGGTGGAGATCGGAAACTCTGTACCTGAAACACTCCCTACCTATCGTTTACAGGATAGCTCCCCCTTTGATGACCCACAATTCTGGGATGCAACGACTTACCCGGAAAGCCTCTGGGCAAAACCAGGAGAGAACAAGGCGAACAGGGCTGCAATGGGAGCTTGGGGCGCATACATCAATGCACTGGGAAGAAAGCAATACAATCGCCCGCTCTTCCTTGCAGCCTCTGCTGACCTCAGCGGTTCGACAAACCTCTCTGGTTTTGGCTCTGACTGGGAAGATACGAAAGGATATGGTTGGTATGAACGTGTTGGCAGTGATGAGGGAGTTATGGCTCCCACTGAGATTACCGAATTCACCAACGCAGGTATCATGGCAGCTGTTGCAGGCTTGAACTTAAGCGACTCCCCCAAGACCTCATTTGATGGTTTCTATGGGGCTGTTTCCACCTATGCCTCCTTCTCCTACCTGAAATATGGTCCGATGCGCCTGTTCAGTCAGTATGCACAGGACAGTGATGTGAAGGTGGGAAAGGTGCTTTGGGTTGGTGCCCACTCGGGTCCTGAGACTGCTGATGACAGCAGAACCCACTTCGGGATCTTCTCGGTAGGAGTACATCAACTGTTCCCAAAGAACCATATGATCACACTCCACCCCTGGGATTACAATGAGGTCCCCGTCCTCCTGGCTGAAGCATTCAAGAGTGACATCCCAATAATTTCTCTGTTTGTCACCCGCCCGGCATACCCCATCCCTGATCGTAAGAAACTCGGCATACCCTCTCACTTTGCAGCAGCAAAGGGAGCATACATCCTCAGGGATTATGAGGAAGGAAAAGAGAGAGGAGGAACCTTGTACGTACAGGGAACCAGTGCCGTGCACAGCATCCTCTCGCTCCTGCCTGTCCTGAAAGAGAAGCAGCTGAATGTGAAGATTGTCTGTGTAACAAGCACTGAGTTGTTTGCAATGCAAGACTCAGCCTATCGTGATACAATCATATCTCCTGCAGATCGTGTGGATTCCACCTTCATCACCACCCAGGCAAAACGGACAATGTCGGACTGGGTCTTCAATTCACTGAGTGAGCAATACTCGCTCTCCAGTGACCATGATGACCGCTGGAGAAGTGGTGGCAACCTGGAGGAAGTGCTTGATGAAGCACACCTGAGTCCCGATTGGGTCCTCAAGTATGTTGAGCGCTTCGCTTCAGAAAGATTGGAAAGGATGTCACAACTCACAAATCAGCTCAACCAGGCGTTGGGTAAATAA
- a CDS encoding tripartite tricarboxylate transporter permease, giving the protein MIIEGIMSVLGLQTILLVFGGTVLGILFGSIPGITVTMGVALFLPVTFSMTPVNGLSLLMGLYIGGTSGGLISAILLSIPGTPASVCTCFDGTPMAKRGEAGKALGLGIVFSFLGGIFSLIVLYFISPILAKVALNFASYEYFAIGIFSLTLVSTMSGKSLAKGLFSTLLGFSFTFIGMAPITAFPRFTFGISALNGGISLLPALIGLFAVSQLFEETEVGNKIIDRPIAPRIQGFGFSLKEFLAQKYNFLRSVVLGTGIGILPGLGGAICSVVSYGIAKKQSKTPELFGTGSPEGLVASETANNASTGGALVPLMTLGIPGDNTTAILLAGFMIHGITPGPLLFENNGVLVYGIFTALMLANIFMLISSFGGMRIFVKILAVPKHVLLPIVLTLCVFGSYGLNNRMFDVWTMLFFGILGFIMKKFEIPNTPLLLGFILGPIIETELRRGLMRSKGSFLPFFTEPISGVIIALTILIVIASVAKTVRQQAKKRQSNM; this is encoded by the coding sequence ATGATTATTGAAGGAATTATGTCAGTTTTAGGCCTGCAAACCATTTTATTGGTGTTTGGAGGTACTGTACTTGGGATACTCTTTGGTTCTATCCCGGGTATCACTGTCACCATGGGGGTTGCACTCTTTTTACCCGTTACATTTAGCATGACTCCCGTGAACGGTCTATCGCTACTGATGGGACTGTATATTGGAGGAACCAGTGGAGGGCTTATATCAGCAATACTCTTGAGCATCCCAGGTACGCCCGCATCAGTGTGTACCTGTTTTGATGGCACTCCGATGGCAAAAAGAGGAGAAGCTGGCAAGGCTTTAGGCCTTGGTATTGTATTCTCCTTCCTTGGTGGTATCTTCAGCTTGATCGTACTCTATTTCATCTCCCCTATCTTGGCAAAAGTAGCTTTGAATTTTGCTTCCTATGAATATTTTGCTATAGGAATATTCAGCCTAACCCTAGTCTCAACCATGTCGGGTAAATCACTGGCAAAAGGCTTATTCAGCACACTATTAGGGTTCTCCTTTACCTTCATCGGCATGGCCCCCATTACAGCATTCCCAAGGTTTACCTTTGGGATCAGTGCCCTCAATGGAGGAATTAGCCTTCTCCCAGCATTAATTGGGCTCTTTGCTGTATCGCAGCTGTTTGAGGAAACTGAGGTTGGCAACAAAATTATCGACAGACCAATAGCTCCAAGAATTCAGGGTTTTGGATTTTCCTTGAAAGAATTTTTGGCACAGAAATACAACTTCTTGAGAAGCGTAGTTCTTGGAACCGGTATTGGCATTTTACCGGGACTAGGTGGCGCTATTTGCTCAGTGGTTAGCTATGGAATAGCAAAAAAACAATCAAAGACACCTGAGCTCTTTGGTACTGGCTCACCAGAGGGACTGGTCGCAAGTGAGACTGCCAACAATGCTTCCACTGGAGGTGCCTTGGTGCCCTTGATGACACTAGGAATTCCTGGTGACAATACCACAGCCATACTCTTGGCTGGGTTCATGATACATGGAATAACGCCAGGGCCACTCCTATTCGAAAACAATGGTGTCTTGGTATATGGGATATTTACAGCACTGATGCTTGCAAATATTTTCATGCTGATCAGTTCATTCGGCGGAATGAGAATCTTTGTTAAGATTCTCGCAGTTCCAAAGCATGTGTTGCTCCCAATCGTCCTGACTCTATGTGTATTTGGTTCATATGGGTTGAACAATCGAATGTTCGATGTCTGGACCATGCTTTTCTTCGGCATCCTTGGTTTCATTATGAAGAAGTTTGAAATCCCAAATACTCCGCTGTTGCTTGGATTTATCCTTGGACCAATAATTGAAACAGAGCTTCGTCGGGGTTTGATGCGTAGTAAAGGTAGCTTTCTTCCTTTCTTCACTGAGCCGATAAGTGGTGTCATTATTGCGCTTACCATACTTATAGTAATTGCTTCAGTAGCAAAAACCGTTCGTCAACAAGCAAAAAAACGACAATCTAATATGTAA
- a CDS encoding tripartite tricarboxylate transporter TctB family protein, translating to MNRKTLGLGVFSILFGILIFLLSLDIRDFAAVGVGAKFFPRIASLGFIILGLIFIAGQVRIQIQMNTYKESTEKPQFTFSINPAVFSMLLLVVYVAAISVLGYIISSVIYIYFQILILNRGKTMHHLRFVMIAVVSSATSYFLFVRIFGVMITAGLLG from the coding sequence ATGAACAGAAAAACCCTTGGCCTAGGAGTATTTAGTATACTCTTTGGCATCTTAATTTTTTTACTCAGTCTTGACATTCGAGATTTTGCAGCAGTTGGGGTAGGTGCAAAATTCTTTCCACGGATCGCTAGTTTGGGGTTCATCATCCTTGGACTGATCTTTATTGCAGGACAAGTCAGGATTCAAATCCAGATGAACACATACAAGGAATCAACAGAAAAACCTCAATTCACATTCTCCATCAATCCTGCCGTTTTTTCCATGCTGTTGTTGGTGGTGTATGTGGCTGCTATCAGCGTCTTGGGTTATATCATTTCATCAGTTATCTACATCTACTTCCAGATTTTGATCCTAAACAGAGGCAAGACAATGCATCATCTACGCTTTGTCATGATTGCCGTAGTCAGTTCAGCAACATCCTACTTTTTGTTTGTAAGAATTTTTGGGGTAATGATTACTGCAGGATTGCTGGGGTAA